The Rhineura floridana isolate rRhiFlo1 chromosome 10, rRhiFlo1.hap2, whole genome shotgun sequence genome includes a region encoding these proteins:
- the GORASP1 gene encoding Golgi reassembly-stacking protein 1: MGLGASSEVPDGGSEGYHVHGVQENSPAQQAGLEPFFDFILTIGHTRLNKEGDTLKDLLKANVEKAVKLEVYNIKTMKVREVEVVPSNMWGGQGLLGASVRFCSFQGASEHVWHVLDVEPASPAALAGLKPHTDYIVGSDQILQESEDFFSLIESHEGKPLKLMVYNTESDSCREVFVTPNGAWGGEGSLGCGIGYGYLHRIPTQSVLPKKKPEAGPPPPLLLGDTPPEPPTNGYTEAPLLASSFQSEEAASLEYNTDDSVNMYPIENSLHPPPPVQRVMDPGFIDMSGASFPELIDLVKTVNVPSSTSFNLTETVTATDGLLANRGVHSHFDQTSIPVSEDSTSYVEGLSPQPELNEVMPSVSPLPSPPMDISVNVTSNADAGAQETVLLSDRTEFVMPEVLHPDNEDENAQTLMEESEQN, from the exons GTTCAGGAAAACTCCCCCGCTCAGCAGGCTGGACTGGAGCCGTTCTTTGATTTCATTCTCACTATAGGACACACCAGGCTG AACAAAGAAGGGGACACCTTAAAAGACCTGCTGAAAGCCAATGTGGAGAAGGCTGTGAAACTGGAGGTCTAtaacataaaaacaatgaaagTGCGTGAGGTGGAGGTGGTCCCCAGCAATATGTGGGGAGGGCAAGGACTTCTGGGCGCCAGCGTGAGGTTCTGTAGCTTTCAAGGAGCCAGTGAGCACGTGTGGCACGTGCTG GATGTGGAGCCTGCTTCTCCTGCAGCGCTGGCTGGCCTGAAGCCGCACACTGATTACATTGTTGGATCGGATCAGATACTGCAGGAG tcagaAGATTTCTTCTCACTAATTGAATCCCACGAGGGGAAACCCTTGAAGCTGATGGTCTATAACACAGAATCTGATTCCTGTCGAGAGGTTTTTGTAACCCCCAATGGAGCCTGGGGTGGTGAAGGAAG TTTAGGATGCGGCATTGGATATGGTTATTTGCACAGAATTCCAACGCAGTCTGTTCTACCAAAGAAAAAGCCAGAAGCTGGGCCCCCTCCTCCTTTGCTCTTGGGAGACACACCTCCCGAACCACCAACTAATGGCTATACAGAG GCTCCTCTGTTGGCATCCAGCTTCCAAAGCGAAGAAGCTGCAAGCTTAGAGTACAACACAGATGACAGTGTAAATATGTATCCAATAGAAAATTCTCTTCATCCTCCTCCACCTGTCCAGAGAGTCATGGATCCAG GTTTTATAGATATGTCTGGAGCTTCTTTTCCTGAATTAATTGACTTAGTGAAAACAGTCAATGTGCCTTCCTCTACTTCTTTCAACTTAACAGAAACTGTCACAGCAACCGATGGCTTGCTAGCTAACAGGGGAGTTCATTCACACTTTG ACCAGACCTCTATTCCAGTCTCTGAAGATTCAACATCTTATGTAGAGGGCTTGAGTCCTCAGCCAGAGTTGAATGAAGTGATGCCTTCAGTTTCTCCTCTACCATCCCCTCCTATGGATATCTCTGTAAATGTAACATCTAATGCTGATGCCGGTGCTCAAGAAACTGTTCTGCTTTCAGATAGAACTGAATTTGTAATGCCCGAAGTGTTACATCCTGACAATGAGGATGAAAATGCCCAGACTCTGATGGAAGAAAGTGAACAGAACTAG